A genomic stretch from Rhodomicrobium vannielii ATCC 17100 includes:
- a CDS encoding cytochrome b/b6 domain-containing protein has protein sequence MTIAHQAIEAGGATPPATVKVWDPFVRVFHWSLVGLFIAAFATGDEVERVHIMVGYAIAVLVGLRIVWGFIGTRHARFSDFVKSPATVLAYLRGSTSLIGPRYLGHNPAGGIMILMLLAALIGTCTTGYMMTTKSGWGSHQLEEVHEAFANGMLVLIGLHIVGVIWSSVQHGENLARAMITGRKKTGTDVSDA, from the coding sequence ATGACCATCGCCCATCAGGCGATCGAAGCCGGCGGCGCGACGCCGCCGGCAACGGTCAAGGTGTGGGATCCGTTCGTGCGGGTCTTCCACTGGTCGCTCGTCGGCCTGTTCATCGCGGCTTTCGCGACCGGCGACGAGGTCGAGCGCGTGCACATCATGGTGGGTTATGCCATCGCGGTGCTCGTGGGCCTGCGCATCGTCTGGGGCTTCATCGGCACGAGGCATGCGCGCTTCAGCGACTTCGTGAAATCGCCTGCAACCGTGCTCGCCTATCTTCGCGGTTCCACTTCACTCATCGGTCCGCGCTATCTCGGCCATAATCCGGCTGGCGGCATCATGATCCTTATGCTGCTGGCGGCGCTCATCGGCACCTGCACCACAGGCTATATGATGACGACGAAATCGGGCTGGGGCTCGCATCAGCTTGAGGAAGTGCACGAGGCATTCGCCAACGGCATGCTGGTGCTGATCGGTCTTCATATCGTCGGGGTGATCTGGTCCAGCGTCCAGCACGGCGAAAACCTCGCCCGCGCCATGATTACCGGTCGCAAGAAAACCGGCACCGATGTATCGGACGCTTAG
- a CDS encoding PepSY domain-containing protein, whose product MRKFSLVLSAFAVCAAATAANASDPSRACTTAPESQWLKIADLQAKVEEQGYKVRKAKLKKACGELYAVDKSGERIELFVDPTNAKIVETKKDED is encoded by the coding sequence ATGCGGAAATTTTCCCTTGTTCTGTCTGCCTTTGCCGTCTGCGCCGCAGCGACCGCCGCGAATGCGAGCGACCCGTCCCGCGCCTGCACGACTGCGCCCGAAAGCCAATGGCTCAAGATCGCCGATCTTCAGGCGAAGGTCGAGGAGCAGGGCTACAAGGTGCGCAAGGCCAAGCTGAAGAAGGCGTGCGGCGAACTTTACGCCGTCGACAAGTCCGGCGAGCGCATCGAGCTGTTCGTCGATCCGACGAATGCGAAGATCGTCGAGACGAAGAAGGACGAAGACTGA
- a CDS encoding PepSY domain-containing protein, with the protein MSPLRFLFVAIVAFAAPVLTHAHSDDDHDAALEAVEKKDIRQLADILGSVRDRMPGEVVGIEIERKHGVWYYEFRTVDKAGRIFEVYVDAKTAEIAKIKEK; encoded by the coding sequence ATGTCGCCGCTTCGATTTCTTTTCGTCGCCATCGTCGCGTTCGCCGCGCCGGTGCTGACGCACGCGCATTCTGATGACGATCACGACGCGGCGCTGGAAGCCGTCGAAAAGAAGGACATCAGGCAACTCGCCGACATCCTCGGCTCCGTGAGGGACAGGATGCCGGGCGAGGTGGTTGGCATCGAGATCGAGCGCAAGCACGGCGTGTGGTATTATGAGTTTCGCACCGTGGACAAGGCGGGCCGGATTTTCGAGGTCTATGTCGATGCGAAGACCGCCGAAATCGCGAAGATCAAGGAAAAGTAG
- a CDS encoding response regulator transcription factor, which yields MRVLLVEDDRRIADDVERALQASGYVVETAGEGEDAWFRGDTEDYAAVILDLGLPRMDGLSVLKRWRAADRRMPVLILTARGSWAERVDGIDAGADDYLPKPFHMEELLSRLRAIIRRSAGAASSLVSIGDVTVDDRQMRVSVRGVPVALSALEYRVVAYLVLHRGRVVPQHELEEAVYGHDEDHDSNALEVLMGRVRRKLGVPVIGTRRGFGYIVEEPGS from the coding sequence ATGCGCGTGCTTCTTGTCGAGGATGACAGGCGGATCGCCGACGATGTGGAGCGAGCGCTTCAGGCGAGCGGTTATGTCGTGGAAACGGCGGGCGAGGGGGAAGACGCCTGGTTTCGCGGCGATACCGAAGACTATGCCGCCGTCATTCTCGATCTCGGCCTGCCGCGCATGGACGGGCTGTCCGTGCTGAAACGCTGGCGCGCCGCCGACCGTCGCATGCCGGTTCTCATCCTCACCGCGCGCGGAAGCTGGGCTGAGCGTGTCGACGGCATCGACGCGGGCGCCGACGACTATCTGCCGAAGCCCTTCCATATGGAGGAGCTTCTCTCGCGGCTGCGCGCGATAATCCGCCGCTCGGCAGGCGCCGCGTCCTCGCTCGTCAGCATCGGCGATGTGACAGTCGATGACCGCCAGATGCGCGTCAGCGTGCGCGGCGTACCCGTTGCGTTGTCGGCGCTGGAATATCGCGTCGTCGCCTATCTCGTGCTGCATCGCGGTCGCGTCGTGCCGCAGCATGAGCTTGAGGAAGCCGTCTATGGCCACGACGAGGATCACGATTCCAACGCGCTTGAGGTGCTGATGGGGCGCGTGCGGCGCAAGCTCGGCGTGCCCGTGATCGGGACACGGCGCGGCTTCGGCTACATCGTCGAAGAACCGGGGTCATGA
- a CDS encoding sensor histidine kinase, with product MTGSSLRLRLIVGGMAAILLALTVAGGGLVHLFERHVARTIADDLNLHLSQILAALDVNADGTLVLTRKPGDPRFEVPLSGLYWQVSNDRDQLLRSRSLWDATLPIAADAISPGEEHRHVLQGPGRDEVLAAERSVVLTVGDRKMPVRVAVAASLAGVSKASAAFTRDLAIALAILGAVLTGATILQVSLGLRPLDRLRRGVADIRAGRIVNLPTAVPSEVQPLVEEMNALIDSQVCEIERSRGRAADLAHGLKTPLAALSADARRLRGQGEKQIADDIEGVVAAMGRHVDRELARARVRGVGGRSVGRPTPLAPLLASLIATLGRTSEGARVVFETRQPPEFAIPMDRTDLAEVLGNLLENAARHASTRVLVSAAADDDGAGLWITVEDDGAGIAPELRDLVMERGIRLDERERGTGLGLAIVQDVLDAYGWRLLLDASSALGGLKATIATGPKAGS from the coding sequence ATGACGGGGTCGTCGCTTCGGCTGCGGCTGATCGTAGGCGGAATGGCGGCGATTCTCCTCGCGCTGACCGTCGCGGGTGGCGGGCTCGTGCATCTTTTCGAGCGCCATGTCGCGCGCACCATCGCCGACGATCTCAACCTGCATCTGAGCCAGATCCTCGCAGCGCTCGACGTGAACGCCGACGGTACGCTCGTGCTGACGAGAAAGCCGGGCGATCCGCGCTTCGAGGTGCCGCTGTCGGGCCTTTACTGGCAGGTCAGCAACGATCGCGACCAGCTTCTGCGCTCTCGCTCGCTCTGGGACGCGACGCTGCCGATCGCGGCCGATGCCATTTCGCCGGGCGAGGAACATCGGCATGTCTTGCAGGGGCCGGGGCGCGATGAGGTGCTCGCGGCCGAGCGAAGCGTTGTTCTCACGGTGGGCGACCGCAAGATGCCGGTGCGGGTCGCGGTTGCGGCGAGCCTTGCCGGAGTTTCGAAAGCTTCTGCGGCCTTCACGCGCGATCTAGCCATCGCGCTTGCGATCCTCGGCGCAGTTCTGACGGGGGCAACCATTCTTCAGGTGAGCCTCGGCCTTCGCCCTCTCGACAGGCTGCGCCGGGGCGTGGCCGACATCCGCGCGGGCCGCATCGTGAACCTGCCCACGGCGGTACCTTCGGAAGTGCAGCCGCTTGTCGAGGAAATGAACGCGCTGATCGATAGTCAGGTCTGCGAGATCGAGCGCTCGCGCGGGCGCGCTGCCGACCTCGCGCATGGCCTCAAGACGCCGCTCGCCGCCCTTTCGGCGGATGCACGCCGCTTGCGAGGGCAGGGCGAAAAGCAGATCGCGGACGATATCGAAGGCGTGGTGGCGGCGATGGGCCGTCATGTGGATCGCGAATTGGCGCGGGCTCGCGTGCGTGGCGTAGGCGGGCGCAGCGTGGGCCGCCCTACACCGCTGGCACCGCTGCTTGCATCGCTGATCGCGACGCTCGGCCGAACGTCCGAAGGCGCGCGCGTCGTTTTCGAAACGAGGCAACCGCCCGAGTTCGCGATTCCCATGGACCGGACCGACCTCGCCGAAGTGCTCGGCAACTTGCTGGAGAACGCAGCGCGGCACGCTTCGACGCGCGTGCTCGTTTCGGCCGCCGCCGACGATGACGGCGCGGGTCTGTGGATTACCGTCGAAGACGATGGCGCAGGGATCGCGCCGGAACTGCGAGATTTGGTGATGGAGCGCGGTATCCGCCTCGATGAACGCGAGCGTGGCACGGGATTGGGCCTCGCCATCGTGCAGGATGTGCTGGACGCCTATGGCTGGCGGCTCTTGCTCGACGCGTCGTCGGCGCTCGGCGGATTGAAGGCGACGATCGCGACCGGGCCGAAAGCCGGATCGTGA
- a CDS encoding Trm112 family protein has product MDVATKEELDPVLLEILVCPITKTPLVYDRTAGELVSQAAGLAYPVRKGIPVMLPEEARKLHA; this is encoded by the coding sequence ATGGACGTCGCAACAAAAGAAGAACTCGATCCCGTTCTCCTCGAAATCCTTGTGTGCCCGATCACCAAGACGCCGCTCGTTTACGACCGGACCGCGGGTGAACTCGTAAGTCAGGCCGCCGGGCTCGCTTATCCCGTCCGCAAGGGCATACCTGTCATGCTGCCGGAAGAAGCACGCAAGCTGCACGCCTGA
- a CDS encoding LON peptidase substrate-binding domain-containing protein encodes MGITERYRTLSDLPAQIPVFPLQGCILLPRSNLPLNVFEPRYLAMVEDAIAGDRLIGIVQPLPAEEESPAAKGFPLRATGCVGRLSAFSETDDGRLLITLTGVCRFDIVGETQTAKPYRICDASYRPYENDLIRGHGQDAVDWPKFVEVLRAYLDARKLTADWDSIQRSPTELLINTLSMISPYGPEEKQALLEAADLKARAEVLIALAEMEIAAPGSGTGTSLH; translated from the coding sequence TTGGGCATTACCGAAAGATACCGGACGCTCTCCGACCTCCCGGCGCAGATTCCCGTGTTCCCGTTGCAGGGCTGCATCCTGCTGCCACGCTCCAACCTGCCGCTGAACGTCTTCGAGCCGCGCTATCTCGCCATGGTCGAGGATGCGATTGCCGGCGACCGCCTCATCGGCATCGTCCAGCCGCTCCCGGCGGAGGAAGAATCACCGGCGGCGAAGGGGTTTCCGCTGCGCGCGACGGGTTGCGTCGGACGCCTGTCCGCCTTCTCGGAAACCGACGACGGCCGCCTGCTCATCACGCTGACGGGGGTCTGCCGGTTCGATATCGTGGGCGAGACGCAAACCGCAAAGCCCTACCGCATCTGCGACGCAAGCTATCGGCCCTATGAGAACGACCTCATTCGCGGACACGGGCAAGACGCGGTCGACTGGCCGAAATTCGTCGAGGTGCTTCGCGCCTATCTAGACGCAAGAAAGCTCACTGCCGACTGGGACAGCATTCAGCGGTCCCCGACGGAGCTTCTCATCAATACGCTGTCGATGATCAGCCCTTACGGCCCGGAAGAGAAGCAGGCGCTGCTCGAAGCCGCCGATCTCAAGGCGCGCGCCGAGGTGCTGATAGCGCTGGCCGAGATGGAAATCGCCGCACCCGGATCGGGCACCGGCACCAGCCTGCACTGA